A single Tamandua tetradactyla isolate mTamTet1 chromosome X, mTamTet1.pri, whole genome shotgun sequence DNA region contains:
- the LOC143671566 gene encoding melanoma-associated antigen 10-like: MSHSPKRPCSMPEQDLQIQIEIQDLLDAQDLTSEEEEEEGSSSPTSSFHFSYPSSSSSSPSSPLIPDTLEEIEEPAAVILSNPQNPHTIFSSPSSFSNALLSISEGSLRSEESPYAVSLTRDPLDEEVTDLVKFLLIRYRLKLPVTKEEMLSVVLKRYKNQFPMIFQKACKCIEVICGIDLKEVDPTIHSYVFVNSVDLTYNEMLSNNQSMPKNGLLLIILGAIFMEGNCALEEEVWDLLNVMGVYAGREHFIYGEPRKLLTRDLVQEEYLEYRQVPGSDPPLYEFLWGPRAHAETSKMKVLEFLAKISGTHPSSFSVWYEEALKDEEERAQAIIAPAASTAAKPVAPFWPVSPSTSEDEANI, encoded by the coding sequence ATGTCTCATTCTCCAAAGCGTCCATGCTCCATGCCTGAGCAAGATCTTCAGATCCAAATTGAGATACAGGACCTGCTGGATGCACAGGATCTGACctctgaggaagaggaagaggaaggctcTTCCTCTCCCACTtcctcttttcacttttcttatccctcctcctcctcctcctctccttcctcaccTCTGATCCCAGACACCCTTGAGGAGATAGAGGAGCCTGCTGCTGTGATACTGAGTAATCCCCAGAATCCTCATACAATCTTCTCCTCCCCCTCTTCCTTCTCCAACGCTTTATTGAGCATATCAGAAGGGAGCTTAAGAAGTGAGGAATCACCATATGCTGTATCCTTAACCAGAGATCCGCTAGATGAGGAAGTGACTGATCTGGTGAAGTTCCTCCTCATCAGGTATCGACTGAAGTTGCCTGtcacaaaggaagaaatgctGAGTGTTGTCCTCAAAAGGTATAAGAACCAATTCCCTATGATCTTTCAGAAAGCCTGTAAGTGCATAGAGGTGATCTGTGGCATTGACCTGAAGGAAGTGGACCCCACCATCCACTCCTATGTCTTTGTCAACTCAGTAGACCTCACCTACAATGAGATGCTGAGTAATAACCAGAGCATGCCCAAAAATGGCCTTCTGCTAATTATCCTGGGTGCAATCTTCATGGAGGGCAACTGTGCTCTTGAGGAGGAGGTCTGGGATTTACTGAATGTGATGGGGGTGTATGCAGGGAGGGAGCACTTCATCTATGGGGAGCCCAGGAAGCTTCTCACCAGAGATCTGGTGCAGGAAGAATACCTGGAATACAGGCAGGTGCCTGGTAGTGACCCTCCTCTCTATGAGTTCCTGTGGGGTCCCAGGGCCCACGCAGAAACCAGCAAGATGAAGGTCCTGGAGTTTCTCGCCAAGATCAGTGGTACTCACCCTAGTAGTTTCTCTGTCTGGTATGAAGAGGCTTTGAAAGATGAGGAAGAGAGAGCCCAGGCTATAATTGCCCCCGCAGCTAGTACTGCTGCTAAGCCTGTTGCCCCGTTTTGGCCAGTTTCTCCCAGCACAAGTGAAGATGAGGCAAATATTTGA